The Nerophis lumbriciformis linkage group LG03, RoL_Nlum_v2.1, whole genome shotgun sequence genome includes the window tggaaatgtataatatagttcatatagcaatacggtctcactgcacagcaggccagcagttagctgagaccgcaatccatgttgaggcacaactgagtgacgtgcctcaactggctgctgatcacagcaccgtctcttcacagtatttgaacagcaaatgtgaaaattcagcgattttgaattaaaataatctaaaactagtgaagtaaattggaaaataactttatagtataatcactggatacatataacaatttaataaattttttttctttttaaattttttttctttcctctagtgactgcacgtcactggtatatacaaatatatacataatatgtgtacagtatattaaatatacagatatattatattatgtctataacatatatacaatatatgtgacaggagcagcataaaatagagagtagatccagcagaaaatagaaaatagacattataaacattataaacagagagaagtagctaacatagaaggtgtcagataataggcagatatcatctattgctatatggcgagtgattatacagctggatatacagaacaagacaagagtaccggagtgataacaatcagtgtcggatgtattgcactcgaagggtaaacCGGCCCCCGGTGCAAAAATGGTTGATCTATACTCCACTGCGTTTAGCGGTGCAGTGCTGCCCCCTAGCGATCTGAAGACCTAACTGATACCACTGGCAAAACCCCACACCGTGCGTCACTTCCGGTTAAAACATGGCGACGCTCTCACAGATGTCACATTGGTGTAACATCGACTAAACCAGCCCGTGTTATTTCTCACAACATCTACGTTGACCTGGCTGGATTAAGattgtatttacatttaatattggTAGGAGGTATTCCTTAAaatgttgtcttacatgtttattCTGCGCTACTGAGAGCTTCTAGCGTCGACCCTTTCGGTGTATGTACTGCAAACATTACGACTGCTCAGTAACGCTTTTTTTAATTGTTACAGGAGTGAAGACTAGCATCATGGTTCATCTGTGTAAGTAAAAACTTTATATAGACACACTGAAACATTGTTTTTGTCTGTGTCGTGGTCTAAAGTTGTGGGAAATGTGCACTCAATATGAAGAGTCAAACCCTTATGGAACACTTCCTAATGTTATTTAATGAAATAACGTGTTCAAACTGTTGACTGATACTATATAAgtgtcttttcttttcttttttttaattaaatgatgaaaaaaaactgcttaactcaggggtgtcaaacgcattttagatcgggggccacatggaggaaaattccactccaaagtgggccggactggtaaaatcgcggcacgataacttaaaaataaagacaacttcagattgttttctttttgtttaaACATAGATCAAGCactttctgaaattgtacaaatcataatgttggggaggcagcacggtggaacaggggttagtgcatgtgcctcacaatacgaaggtccagagtacatacttgccaacactcccgattttcccgggagactcccgaatttcagtgcccctcccgaaaatctcccggagcaaccgttctcctgaatttctcccgatttccacccggacaacaatattgggggcatgccttaaaggcactgcctttagcatcctctctcacctgaaaagaagAGTAgtatatgtgtacagctccactaattgacattggagtgttactttcaaaggcaaaattaaggtattgctagaaacataattttgtatgggactttattgtattatatgtatagtaccatgttccaaaaagaaaaaagcataaaacacagtatatttaaatatactaaatgtacaaaagggaataaatattcaaaataatctagtttggttacgccatcatgagcgcaacacaaggttgtaaaagtttcaactacaattctaaataagatgtcaaaagcaaactgaaatcaaatacacacagctcaaagattgatcaatacctatttcaatttagtaatacataaatatgatgatttatcaaaacataaaagaaatatacctgaacagaacgcccATGATGgtcacaccaaaaagtaacgctatgaatcgcgtttttccaagtttttggggcatttttatgctatttccaagcatctcctttttattatcgttgattttaaatggtcaaactaattcatattatatatgcatgccctagtaaacaaaaaaaaagtcatatttaatttgattgttacattttgaagtacatttgtgcaggtgggtgcgaatgtacccattaccagagctgtacacatatatgtctccgttatccataggtttatctacaacccataaagtaggcaggcacggagctatttctcagcgtgtgtttattccagccaggacgttaatacactgacacacaacatccggattcccatcatgcattgcttcaaaactacggcaagtagtaatgtccaaaaacataacagagacgaagcagaagaacgaagaagagacatggcgacgacgagtaagaagaagaagtacgcttgcaagttccataatgattggaaaaaataatttcagttcatccaggacagctcgaaggggaagggttatgctgcctgcaaattttgtagatcagacttctccattgaacacggtggccgaacggatatactcattcatgaacggattatgtatatgtatgtgtgtatatatatatatatgtgtgtatatatatatatatatatatatatatatacacacacacacacacacacacacacacatatatatatacacacacatatacatatatatatatatatatatatatacacacacacatacatacacatatatatatatatatatatatatatatatatatatatatatatatacacacacacatatacacacatatatatatatatatatatatatatatatatatatacacacatatatatatacacacatatatatatatatatatatatatatacacaccccgaattcggaggtctcaaggttggcaagtatgcctgagtagtcccgagttcaatcccgggcttgggatctttctgtgtggagtttgcatgttctccccgtgactgcgtgggttccctccgggtactccggcttcctcccacctccaaagacatgcacctggggatagattgattggcaacactaaattggccctcgtgtgtgaatgtgagtgtgaatgttgtctgtctacctgcgatgaggtagcgacttgtccagggtgtacgccgccttctgcccgaatgcagctgagataggcccccccgccacccaaaaagggacaagtggtagaaaatggatggatggatggataacgttGGGGATTttctacacttacatgttgcggttaatagtgttctatctttatttgtcgttacgtATATTTTCTgaattaaatgatgtgataatgttcatcagtcagttgatcttcattttcaatccatcaagataaaaaaaattatatcaaaatcaaattacaggatgttatttatgtagtttgatcattttcctcgactgatactgtactaacatgtggtttattttgtacatatgtagcatcatctacaaagatacaaagaattgctattgcgacatccagtggacacatttagaacagctgattctttcattaaaaaatttcaggttaatttttatacttcgcaaaccTTTATCCGgtccgcgggcctgatccggccctcaggccgtatgtttgacacccctggcttaactGATTGTTGATTTTCATAAATATTGTATTGCTACTTTGTTGAAAATGAAACATTTTACCAACATCCCATGCAGGCATATTTTATTAGTTGCACCGTAAAAGCTCTGTGGTATTGTTTGGAATTTGAAGACATGACACTATTAAGTTAACTTCTTATCATTTGTGCATACACTACATTTTTCTAAGAAATTAAAAAGCAATAAGACAGGTTATATTTGTTCATTATTGACAAGAGAAGCATGGAATAACTTCCAAAAAAGGTTTTATTTTCTGTTGACTAATTTGAAGTTGATCTGTTAAAAGacaatagggctgtcaaatgattaatgataaaaaaaatgtaatcggattaatcacattttggaatttggattaatcataattCATCACATgtgattacttgcttgcataattaaaatgttCTTAAGGAAAAAACCTCAATAGTTGTACAAAaatgttattgtcagaatgtcatccaggaatgtttttaaatgtaggCCTGGACGATATATTGATTTTATCGAtaaattcaagttttttgttgcagacgatttagaaaataaaaaattatgtgtTTTTCTTTAAATTGCTCCATCATACTTTTTGCCCCCATGGGCTTTCGTACTCTTACTGGAGATTCAAAACATGGCTAATACTAACGCTAACAAAAGTTAAACATTTGTTTCAAAGTAAAGATAGGTGTTGCCAGTACTTTGagtttgcggcaacaggcgtggaacaaatgacttaaatgtttattttaaaaaaaaagcaggaGCATAGCGAACTTATTACAGCATCTGAAACCGAAGCCTTCAGTCGAGTGAGGGAAATGCAACTCTACAAGCCGAACAAGACCACAACAAACTCCGGTTAAAATGCCTGTTACTGTGGAGGAATCATTTGCACCAGGCGTGTGTGATGAGAAAAACACAATCCACAGAAGAATCACTAAAGCAGTCGCTCTGCAAGATGTGTGAATGGAAAAAGCCTGCCTTTATCTACTTACTAAAATCACTATGTAGtcttctcaatgttttacttgattatttatttgcatacaattatAATACTACATTTTAATTACAGAAGTATTACAGATTTTTTAAGATTTCACATTATTActctcaatgttggagattatttatttgcatgcgaTGTGCAAGAGAAGTATTTTATTAAAGACACATGTATTGCTTCCCAGAGGAAGCTCTTTGTTTAGTTCTTTAAAAAGTATTCCATGAAGGGTATACATTGATATGTagtctaaaaagaacaacataaTTAAAATTAGATATCGCAAAGAGTAAGGTGCATTTTAAAACGAGTagttttttatcaaataaaagaAAAGGTTGTTTTGAATTATCTGTCATTTGAATTCAATGGTTTCTTTATAATCGTAAATccaatttttttgtgtaaaaaatcaaagatttttttttagtcCATATCACCCAGGCCtgaatgtatgtattttatttgcacaaaacttgttaacagttttatctaaagttctttcaggcgttattttggagtgaaatctgTCAGCAAGCACACCAATCgtagtctcctcactcattttcgTACTGACATGTGCATttatctgatcactgaccgtatagcagtcaaggtaaaaaaaaatgcatgaataatctaagtgtgttcataattaatgcaatatttttgggggattaatcacattagttaacttctttattttgacagccctaaaaaaatacaatgaaatatTACAATGTCCTCACCAACTATATAAATCTAAGCAAATCCCAATAAACAGGAAGCGCAGTTTTTCTTTCGGTCGTCACAGATATTCCTCACAGCTGTAACAATATCTATATGTCCATCTATTTTCTCCTCCACTGCAGCGTCCCACCTCTTAAAGCGCTACCAAGGGGGTTATGTGGTCCTCCGCCTGGCTCTGGCCGGCCACAATCAAACTAACAGGCCGTTTTATCGCATCGTGGCGGCGTTCAACAAACGGGCGAGGGACGGTAAATATATAGAACAGCTGGGAACATACGACCCTCTCCCTAACGTCTACAACGAGAAACTCGTCAGCTTTAACTACGACCGCATCAAGTACTGGATTGGCAGTGGCGCCCACACGACTAAGCCGGTGG containing:
- the mrps16 gene encoding small ribosomal subunit protein bS16m; its protein translation is MVHLSSHLLKRYQGGYVVLRLALAGHNQTNRPFYRIVAAFNKRARDGKYIEQLGTYDPLPNVYNEKLVSFNYDRIKYWIGSGAHTTKPVAKLLGLAGFFPLHPMTVTQMERRRAQAKETETKAEDSVEAEA